A window of Cohnella herbarum contains these coding sequences:
- a CDS encoding S-layer homology domain-containing protein, with the protein MNNKSLYKSILLALSLTLAVPYGGNIISAKTAADFTDLKDLDAATKAKFDALMSAGIFDGVSDSIFGLKEEMNRAQFAKVAALIFGLKVDTNLKESSFQDVKSDTPGLGDALPYIEAMKAAGITDGYGEGTFNPAGKVTKEQLATFLVRGFGLNKGAATPGSSSAPVVVDPTVSNWAKDYVAMALELNLLNNAPGGTFGGNTPADREELAVGSYASAKKFEESQPLHVSGALFEAGDKLNLKLTVRIDPKSFDLSQIKIGGVPLDPKLDSFELSEDGKTIIIKLHKAIQFDDPSKMPLIDIGNVLTLFGNPVKNDESNPIPVTATESLVTKPDPSPTPSPTPSPTPSPTPSPTPSPTPSPTPSPTPSPTPSPSPEPSPNPNNPNPNNPNAGI; encoded by the coding sequence ATGAACAACAAATCGCTTTACAAGTCTATTTTATTGGCTCTTAGTTTAACTTTAGCCGTGCCATATGGCGGCAACATAATTTCAGCGAAGACGGCAGCCGACTTCACCGACCTAAAGGATTTGGACGCAGCGACGAAGGCCAAGTTCGATGCGTTGATGTCAGCAGGTATCTTTGACGGTGTATCCGATAGTATTTTCGGATTGAAAGAAGAGATGAATCGCGCCCAATTCGCGAAGGTGGCAGCGTTGATTTTTGGATTGAAAGTCGACACGAATCTCAAGGAATCATCCTTTCAAGACGTAAAGTCCGACACTCCCGGGCTCGGCGATGCGTTACCCTATATCGAAGCGATGAAGGCTGCAGGAATAACCGATGGCTATGGTGAAGGTACATTCAACCCTGCGGGCAAGGTGACCAAGGAGCAATTAGCCACGTTTTTAGTTCGAGGATTTGGCTTGAATAAGGGAGCGGCGACCCCAGGCTCAAGTTCTGCCCCAGTTGTTGTCGATCCGACTGTTTCCAATTGGGCTAAAGATTACGTCGCAATGGCTCTCGAGCTTAATTTACTAAATAACGCTCCGGGTGGTACTTTCGGCGGGAATACGCCAGCAGATCGAGAAGAGCTCGCTGTTGGATCCTACGCATCCGCCAAAAAGTTCGAAGAGTCCCAACCTCTGCATGTGTCAGGAGCGCTCTTCGAGGCGGGCGACAAGTTGAATCTAAAGTTGACTGTACGGATCGACCCAAAGTCCTTCGACCTGTCGCAGATAAAAATCGGCGGCGTGCCGCTAGATCCGAAGCTAGACAGCTTCGAGCTGTCCGAGGACGGGAAGACGATCATTATCAAGTTGCATAAGGCTATACAATTCGATGATCCGTCCAAAATGCCATTAATTGATATCGGCAACGTGTTGACGCTATTTGGAAACCCTGTGAAAAACGATGAGAGTAACCCGATTCCGGTTACGGCAACCGAATCGCTAGTTACCAAACCTGACCCGAGCCCAACTCCGAGCCCAACTCCGAGCCCAACTCCGAGCCCAACTCCGAGCCCAACTCCGAGCCCAACTCCGAGCCCAACTCCGAGTCCAACGCCGAGCCCAACGCCGAGCCCAAGCCCGGAACCAAGCCCGAATCCGAACAACCCGAACCCGAACAACCCGAACGCTGGCATCTAA
- a CDS encoding MerR family transcriptional regulator, translating to MLYTVKEVSELSNVTIKTLHYYHKIGLLIPSTVSDAGYRLYGSKELERLQEILFYKELEFPLDQIKEMMEHLSDRLSILSEQEELLLRRKQRLDIIVQTLRKSIAHIKGGETMDNQEMFKGFENEEDWKRALTDQNQYLQETYGMEALEVAPTDVLELNEQAVEAMTFMNNMASSLREGIKHNDEKIGNWIGNHLEFMNGHGNPISANDFAAQTRFFLSDDFHLKMLEGQQTGLAYYLSAAAESFAAKNLEVNNIATDEYL from the coding sequence ATGCTGTACACGGTAAAAGAAGTATCGGAACTATCCAATGTCACGATCAAAACGCTTCATTATTATCACAAGATTGGCCTCCTCATACCGAGTACGGTGAGCGATGCTGGATACCGGTTGTATGGATCGAAAGAGTTGGAACGGTTGCAAGAGATTCTTTTTTACAAAGAGTTGGAGTTTCCCTTGGATCAAATCAAGGAAATGATGGAGCATCTTTCGGATCGGCTATCCATTCTTTCGGAACAGGAGGAGCTGCTTCTTAGACGCAAACAGAGGCTGGATATCATCGTTCAAACCTTGCGTAAGTCCATTGCGCATATAAAGGGAGGGGAAACCATGGATAATCAGGAAATGTTCAAAGGCTTTGAAAACGAGGAAGATTGGAAACGTGCGCTGACCGATCAAAATCAATATTTGCAGGAAACGTATGGGATGGAGGCTCTAGAGGTTGCTCCAACAGATGTTCTGGAATTAAATGAACAAGCGGTTGAGGCCATGACGTTCATGAATAATATGGCAAGTTCATTAAGAGAAGGCATAAAGCACAACGATGAGAAAATAGGAAATTGGATTGGAAACCATCTCGAGTTTATGAATGGGCATGGGAATCCGATTTCGGCTAATGATTTTGCGGCACAGACTCGATTTTTCCTAAGTGACGACTTTCATCTTAAAATGCTCGAAGGCCAGCAAACCGGGTTGGCTTATTATCTATCGGCAGCAGCCGAGTCTTTCGCGGCAAAGAATCTAGAAGTTAACAACATAGCAACGGATGAGTATCTTTAA
- a CDS encoding helix-turn-helix transcriptional regulator: MGKNLVGNHIRKLRFNHDEMTQQQLADKVGVTRQTIVALEKGNYSPSLELAFRIAHAFSMPLEEVFFYGDNTEE; encoded by the coding sequence ATGGGCAAAAATCTTGTCGGCAATCACATCCGCAAATTACGGTTCAACCATGACGAAATGACGCAGCAGCAATTGGCTGACAAGGTAGGCGTAACCAGACAAACCATAGTTGCGCTGGAAAAGGGCAACTACTCCCCCTCGTTGGAGCTGGCTTTTCGCATCGCTCATGCCTTCAGCATGCCTTTGGAAGAGGTATTCTTTTACGGGGATAACACGGAGGAATAA
- a CDS encoding GNAT family N-acetyltransferase has product MSLYSFIKVEKEDLNLIKTIAKWYSSEWNIAEETTVQQITNFPAAGLPFQVIMKADNIPVATAGLYNHVKLVDFDSRFSKYGPWLALVYTTTENRNKGYGTLLCKHIEEISCHSGLKKIYLYTSTAEKLYRHLGWEEVERLAIQGREIVVMKKEL; this is encoded by the coding sequence TTGAGTCTATATTCATTTATAAAAGTGGAAAAAGAGGACTTAAACTTAATAAAAACGATTGCAAAATGGTATTCAAGCGAATGGAATATCGCCGAAGAAACAACAGTTCAGCAAATCACGAATTTCCCCGCAGCAGGATTACCCTTTCAAGTCATCATGAAGGCCGACAATATTCCGGTTGCAACAGCTGGTTTATATAACCACGTGAAATTAGTAGATTTTGACTCCAGATTTTCAAAGTATGGACCCTGGTTAGCTTTAGTTTACACGACAACAGAGAATAGAAATAAAGGCTACGGCACCCTCCTTTGCAAACATATCGAAGAGATTTCATGTCATTCGGGTTTGAAAAAAATCTACTTATATACGAGTACGGCTGAAAAATTATATAGACACTTGGGTTGGGAGGAAGTGGAACGGTTAGCCATTCAAGGCAGGGAAATTGTTGTTATGAAAAAAGAATTATAA
- a CDS encoding MFS transporter produces MIMIFALSVLMAAITVDMVNPVLPLISGHFVASKAQVSWVVSGVALLLAIGVPVYGRLSDFFELKKLFSFAVLILSLGSLICALAPSLPVLVLGRMVQGAGMSAIPVLSIVAISKVLPPGKRGGALGIIAGCIGVGTAGGPILGGAIGQLLGWQSLFWFTFLMSIVIVIGARYALPTIKPAVEAAGRHRKIDLTGGTLLGLTVGLLLFGVTQGETVGFASFSSLGSLLGSLLALIGFIRRIVTVDNPFVPPVLFKNRFYVSSVIVAVFSMFAYFSVLVFVPLLVVEVNGLSPGQAGMILLPGGTAVAILSPFVGRISDRLGTKRLIIAGVTVMGISTLFLSTFASGASPFLVSVGVLGVGIAFALTNSLANNAAISSLKKDQVGVGMGIFQGSLYLGAGAGAGMIGALLSARRDAENSLNPLYMLDAISYSDAFLAATAAVMIALASAFGLRNDS; encoded by the coding sequence ATGATCATGATATTCGCTCTATCTGTCCTTATGGCTGCCATAACGGTGGATATGGTCAATCCCGTTCTTCCGCTTATAAGCGGACATTTCGTAGCTTCGAAAGCCCAAGTCAGTTGGGTAGTGAGCGGCGTAGCGCTGCTATTGGCGATCGGAGTTCCCGTTTATGGGCGTTTGTCCGATTTCTTCGAGTTAAAGAAGCTGTTTTCTTTCGCCGTATTGATCCTGTCGTTAGGAAGTCTGATTTGCGCCCTCGCGCCGAGCCTTCCCGTTTTGGTTTTGGGACGAATGGTTCAAGGCGCAGGAATGTCGGCCATTCCCGTCCTTTCGATCGTCGCTATTTCTAAGGTTTTACCACCTGGAAAACGAGGAGGCGCTCTAGGCATCATAGCAGGCTGCATTGGCGTCGGAACAGCCGGAGGCCCGATTCTGGGAGGAGCGATCGGACAATTACTAGGCTGGCAATCTCTGTTCTGGTTTACGTTTTTGATGTCCATCGTAATCGTTATCGGTGCACGCTACGCGCTGCCGACGATCAAACCGGCGGTTGAGGCGGCCGGAAGGCATCGCAAAATAGATCTAACCGGAGGAACGTTGCTTGGGCTTACGGTAGGGTTGCTTCTTTTTGGCGTAACGCAAGGAGAGACTGTCGGTTTTGCTTCTTTCTCTTCATTAGGCAGCCTATTGGGCTCTCTATTGGCTTTGATAGGTTTTATCCGGCGCATCGTCACCGTTGATAATCCATTCGTGCCGCCAGTCTTGTTTAAAAACAGGTTTTACGTAAGTTCGGTTATCGTTGCCGTTTTTTCGATGTTCGCTTACTTTTCAGTGCTTGTTTTCGTTCCGTTGCTGGTCGTGGAAGTGAACGGGCTGTCCCCCGGACAAGCGGGAATGATCCTATTACCAGGAGGTACGGCCGTGGCGATTCTATCGCCATTCGTAGGCCGGATTTCAGACCGATTGGGGACGAAACGTCTGATTATTGCAGGGGTGACCGTGATGGGGATTTCAACTTTATTCTTGTCGACCTTTGCCTCCGGGGCTTCTCCCTTTTTGGTTTCCGTGGGCGTATTGGGCGTGGGGATCGCTTTCGCGCTTACGAATTCCCTTGCTAATAATGCTGCCATAAGCTCGCTCAAGAAAGATCAAGTCGGCGTGGGAATGGGAATCTTCCAGGGTTCATTATATCTTGGAGCAGGTGCGGGTGCCGGAATGATCGGCGCATTATTATCCGCTCGCCGAGATGCCGAGAATTCCTTGAATCCCCTATACATGTTGGATGCGATATCTTATTCGGATGCATTTCTGGCAGCGACCGCCGCTGTGATGATTGCCTTAGCATCGGCATTCGGGTTGCGGAACGACAGTTAG